The following are encoded in a window of Acidimicrobiales bacterium genomic DNA:
- a CDS encoding sulfotransferase, with product MKQQDERGDGRRRDRHGLTEAQRYRAFLATLRAAQWAARPTARWRVTPDFLIVGAQRAGTTTLYRLLRDHPAVRFPRLTKGVHWFDVEYHRRPEWYRSNFALQRTVDGQAAAAGEPVRVGEAAPYYGFHPFAPGRIAEQLPDVRLVMVLRDPVTRAWSQFHHERARGWEPLADFEAALEAEPGRLEGAEVTLARRPGHHLAHQHNSYVARGRYREQVERLWAAVGRDRVLVLYTDDLEQDPGSTVDRLHDFLGLSRRPVTPGRWNPRSQGDIPAAAVERIRAASAESDAWLRAEMPTPPPWTAT from the coding sequence ATGAAGCAGCAGGACGAGCGGGGCGACGGGCGCCGCCGCGACCGCCACGGGCTCACCGAGGCCCAGCGCTACCGGGCCTTCCTGGCCACCCTCCGGGCCGCCCAGTGGGCAGCCCGGCCGACGGCCCGCTGGCGGGTGACGCCCGACTTCCTGATCGTGGGTGCCCAGCGGGCCGGCACCACCACCCTCTACCGGCTGCTGCGCGACCACCCCGCCGTCCGCTTCCCGCGCCTGACCAAGGGCGTCCACTGGTTCGACGTCGAGTACCACCGGCGGCCCGAGTGGTACCGGTCGAACTTCGCCCTCCAGCGCACCGTCGACGGCCAGGCCGCGGCGGCCGGCGAGCCGGTGCGGGTGGGCGAGGCCGCGCCCTACTACGGCTTCCACCCCTTCGCCCCGGGGCGCATCGCCGAGCAGCTCCCGGACGTGCGGCTGGTGATGGTCCTGCGCGACCCGGTGACCCGGGCCTGGTCGCAGTTCCACCACGAGCGGGCCCGGGGCTGGGAGCCGCTGGCCGACTTCGAGGCCGCCCTGGAGGCCGAGCCCGGCCGCCTGGAGGGCGCCGAGGTGACCCTGGCCCGGCGGCCCGGGCACCACCTGGCCCACCAGCACAACTCGTACGTGGCCCGGGGCCGGTACCGCGAGCAGGTCGAGCGCCTGTGGGCCGCGGTGGGCCGGGACCGGGTGCTGGTGCTCTACACCGACGACCTGGAGCAGGACCCCGGGTCCACCGTCGACCGCCTGCACGACTTCCTGGGCCTCAGCCGCCGGCCGGTCACCCCCGGGCGCTGGAACCCCCGCAGCCAGGGCGACATCCCGGCCGCCGCCGTCGAGCGCATCCGGGCCGCCAGCGCCGAGTCCGACGCCTGGCTCCGGGCCGAGATGCCCACCCCGCCCCCGTGGACGGCGACGTGA